In Canis aureus isolate CA01 chromosome 6, VMU_Caureus_v.1.0, whole genome shotgun sequence, one genomic interval encodes:
- the LOC144316579 gene encoding troponin T, cardiac muscle-like: MDSTRLPRKEEDWREHDDEQEEEAAEEAGGEAATEETNAEGDGQEGEAKEAEDGPVEESKPKPRPFMPNLVPPKIPDGERVDFDDIHRKRMEKDLNELQTLIEAHFENRKKEEEELISLKDRIEKRRAERAEQQRIRNEREKERQTRLAEERARREEEENRRKAEDEARKKKALSNMMHFGGYIQKTERKSGKRQTEREKKKKILAERRKVLAIDHLNEDQLRWGLRVQGSICEGRAGGGGEAPDTATGPLIRPALSAFLAMDAVVPQSSPA; encoded by the exons ATGGACTCCACCCGCCTCCCGCGGA AAGAGGAGGACTGGAGAGAGCACGACGACG agcaggaagaggaggccgcagaggaggcaggaggtgagGCTGCGACGGAGGAGACCAACGCGGAAG GAGATGGCCAGGAAGGCGAGGCTAAAGAGGCCGAAG ATGGCCCGGTGGAGGAGTCCAAACCAAAGCCCAG GCCATTCATGCCCAACCTGGTGCCACCCAAGATCCCAGATGGAGAGAGAGTAGACTTTGAC GACATCCACCGGAAGCGCATGGAGAAGGACCTGAACGAACTGCAGACGCTGATCGAGGCTCACTTtgagaacaggaagaaagaggaggaggagctgatTTCACTCAAAGACAGGATT GAGAAGCGGCGGGCCGAGCGGGCCGAGCAGCAGCGCATCCGGAACGAGCGGGAGAAGGAGCGTCAGACTCGCCTGGCT GAGGAGAGAGCCCGacgagaggaggaggagaacaggAGGAAGGCCGAGGACGAGGCCCGGAAGAAGAAGGCGTTGTCCAACATGATGCACTTTGGGGGCTACATCCAGAAG ACCGAGCGGAAAAGTGGGAAGAGGCAGACGGAGcgggaaaagaagaagaagattctGGCTGAGAGGAGGAAGGTGCTGGCCATTGACCACCTGAACGAGGACCAGCTAAGGTGGGGACTGAGGGTGCAGGGCAGCATCTgcgaggggagggcgggggggggaggggagg CCCCAGACACAGCCACAGGTCCGCTCATCCGTCCAGCGCTGTCTGCTTTCCTGGCGATGGATGCTGTGGTACCTCAGTCCAGCCCTGCATAG
- the LOC144316490 gene encoding troponin T, cardiac muscle, with protein sequence MPNLVPPKIPDGERVDFDDIHRKRMEKDLNELQTLIEAHFENRKKEEEELISLKDRIEKRRAERAEQQRIRNEREKERQTRLAEERARREEEENRRKAEDEARKKKALSNMMHFGGYIQKTERKSGKRQTEREKKKKILAERRKVLAIDHLNEDQLREKAKELWQSIYNLEAEKFDLQEKFKQQKYEINVLRNRINDNQKVSKTRGKAKVTGRWK encoded by the exons ATGCCCAACCTGGTGCCACCCAAGATCCCAGATGGAGAGAGAGTAGACTTTGAC GACATCCACCGGAAGCGCATGGAGAAGGACCTGAACGAACTGCAGACGCTGATCGAGGCTCACTTtgagaacaggaagaaagaggaggaggagctgatTTCACTCAAAGACAGGATT GAGAAGCGGCGGGCCGAGCGGGCCGAGCAGCAGCGCATCCGGAACGAGCGGGAGAAGGAGCGTCAGACTCGCCTGGCT GAGGAGAGAGCCCGacgagaggaggaggagaacaggAGGAAGGCCGAGGACGAGGCCCGGAAGAAGAAGGCGTTGTCCAACATGATGCACTTTGGGGGCTACATCCAGAAG ACCGAGCGGAAAAGTGGGAAGAGGCAGACGGAGcgggaaaagaagaagaagattctGGCTGAGAGGAGGAAGGTGCTGGCCATTGACCACCTGAACGAGGACCAGCTAAG GGAGAAGGCCAAGGAACTGTGGCAGAGCATCTACAACCTGGAGGCCGAGAAGTTCGACCTGCAGGAGAAGTTCAAGCAGCAGAAATACGAA ATCAATGTTCTCCGGAACAGAATCAATGATAACCAGAAAGT CTCCAAGACCCGCGGGAAGGCCAAGGTCACTGGGCGCTGGAAGTAG